In one window of Danaus plexippus chromosome 7, MEX_DaPlex, whole genome shotgun sequence DNA:
- the LOC116770850 gene encoding V-type proton ATPase catalytic subunit A has translation MAAKGGLKTIAGEENEERFGFVFAVSGPVVTAEKMSGSAMYELVRVGYNELVGEIIRLEGDMATIQVYEETSGVTVGDPVLRTGKPLSVELGPGILGSIFDGIQRPLKDINELTNSIYIPKGVNVPCLAREVDWEFNPLNVKVGSHITGGDLYGIVHENTLVKHKMLIPPRAKGTVTYIAPAGNYKVTDVVLETEFDGEKNQYTMLQVWPVRQPRPVTEKLPANHPLLTGQRVLDSLFPCVQGGTTAIPGAFGCGKTVISQALSKYSNSDVIIYVGCGERGNEMSEVLRDFPELTVEIEGVTESIMKRTALVANTSNMPVAAREASIYTGITLSEYFRDMGYNVSMMADSTSRWAEALREISGRLAEMPADSGYPAYLGARLASFYERAGRVKCLGNPDREGSVSIVGAVSPPGGDFSDPVTAATLGIVQVFWGLDKKLAQRKHFPSINWLISYSKYMRALDEFYEKNYPEFVPLRTKVKEILQEEEDLSEIVQLVGKASLAETDKITLEVAKLLKDDFLQQNSYSAYDRFCPFYKTVGMLKNIIAFYDMSRHAVESTAQSDNKVTWNVIRDAMSSVLYTLSSMKFKDPVKDGEAKIKADFDQLLEDMSAAFRNLED, from the exons ATGGCGGCCAAGGGCGGTTTGAAGACGATCGCCGGGGAGGAAAATGAAGAAAGATTTGGTTTTGTGTTTGCTGTCTCTGGACCTG TCGTCACGGCAGAGAAGATGTCTGGATCTGCTATGTACGAGTTGGTGCGTGTCGGATACAACGAGCTGGTCGGAGAGATCATCCGTCTCGAGGGTGACATGGCCACTATACAA GTATACGAGGAAACCTCAGGAGTAACAGTAGGTGACCCCGTCCTCCGTACTGGCAAACCTCTGTCCGTGGAGCTCGGTCCGGGTATCCTGGGATCCATCTTCGACGGGATCCAACGTCCCCTTAAAGATATCAACGAACTCACCAACTCCATCTACATTCCCAAGGGAGTGAACGTCCCATGTCTTGCTAGAGAGGTCGACTGGGAATTCAACCCCCTCAATGTTAAG GTCGGGTCTCACATCACCGGGGGCGACCTGTACGGTATCGTCCACGAAAACACTCTGGTAAAGCACAAGATGTTGATCCCGCCCCGCGCCAAGGGGACTGTGACGTACATCGCGCCCGCCGGCAACTACAAGGTGACGGACGTGGTGCTGGAGACGGAGTTCGACGGAGAGAAGAACCAGTACACCATGCTGCAGGTGTGGCCCGTGAGGCAGCCGCGCCCCGTCACCGAGAAGCTTCCCGCCAACCACCCACTGCTCACCGGCCAGCGCGTGCTGGACTCGCTGTTCCCCTGCGTCCAGGGAGGCACCACCGCCATCCCCGGCGCCTTCGGTTGCGGCAAGACGGTCATCTCGCAGGCTCTGTCCAAGTACTCCAACTCGGACGTCATCATCTACGTCGGCTGCGGGGAGCGTG GTAACGAGATGTCTGAAGTACTGCGGGACTTCCCCGAGCTGACGGTGGAGATCGAGGGAGTCACCGAGTCCATCATGAAGCGAACGGCCCTGGTGGCTAACACGTCCAACATGCCCGTGGCGGCCCGTGAGGCTTCCATCTACACCGGCATCACGCTGTCCGAGTACTTCCGCGACATGGGCTACAACGTGTCCATGATGGCCGACTCCACCTCCCGTTGGGCCGAGGCTCTGCGTGAGATCTCCGGTCGTCTGGCCGAGATGCCCGCCGACTCCGGCTACCCGGCCTACCTGGGGGCGAGGTTGGCCTCCTTCTACGAGCGAGCGGGACGAGTCAAGTGCCTCGGCAACCCCGACCGCGAGGGCTCCGTGTCCATCGTGGGGGCCGTGTCTCCCCCCGGAGGTGACTTCTCGGACCCCGTGACGGCCGCCACGCTGGGTATCGTGCAGGTGTTCTGGGGACTGGACAAGAAGCTGGCGCAGAGGAAGCACTTCCCGTCCATCAACTGGCTCATCTCCTACAGCAAGTACATGCGCGCGCTGGATGAGTTCTACGAGAAGAACTACCCCGAGTTCGTCCCGCTCCGGACTAAGGTCAAGGAGATCCTGCAGGAGGAGGAGGACCTGTCCGAGATCGTGCAGCTGGTGGGCAAGGCGTCGCTGGCCGAGACCGACAAGATCACGCTCGAGGTGGCCAAGCTGCTGAAGGACGACTTCCTGCAACAGAACAG CTACTCGGCGTACGACCGCTTCTGCCCGTTCTATAAGACGGTGGGCATGTTGAAGAACATCATCGCCTTCTACGACATGTCCCGCCACGCGGTGGAGTCCACGGCGCAGTCCGACAACAAGGTCACCTGGAACGTCATCAGGGACGCCATGTCCTCGGTGCTGTACACGCTGTCCTCCATGAAGTTCAAG GACCCGGTGAAGGACGGCGAGGCCAAGATCAAGGCGGACTTCGACCAGCTGCTGGAGGACATGTCGGCCGCCTTCCGCAACCTGGAGGATTAG